A stretch of the Papaver somniferum cultivar HN1 chromosome 6, ASM357369v1, whole genome shotgun sequence genome encodes the following:
- the LOC113286723 gene encoding glucan 1,3-beta-glucosidase-like isoform X2 — MLDGTQVQFKSVSSNKYVSAQDGGGQNVNVDRDVPSSWETFRGHPSLQHQSHHLQQKHFTLKGITITEFILNFPAGHICRHLLEMSSQQTIQGSQDGMIMRPHSKWQLWLIPCTGITSLPMDMDMIRRKKCLVAYNMKCIINLHAAPGSQNGMEHSSSRDGSTDWPTSQAYISQSLDVIEFLASRYGNHPALLGIELLNEPSASGISLDILVSYYSKGYQIVRNHSSTAYVIICQRIGNADPLELYHANIGYSNVVVDLHYYNLFDDFFSNLSTSENIQFIHKSRQTQVESLNAANGPLVFIGEWVNEWSVANGSQMDYQEFGRAQLDVYDTASFGWAYWTLKNDRNHWDLEWNIKNNYLQLGQKSLPARGYGYLDAGGLPNKQIQRYFWLLVSSCSYFYLWQIL, encoded by the exons ATGCTT GATGGAACACAGGTTCAGTTCAAATCCGTGAGCTCAAATAAGTATGTGAGTGCACAGGATGGAGGAGGTCAAAATGTCAATGTAGATAGAGATGTTCCTTCGTCCTGGGAAACATTCAGA GGGCATCCGTCACTGCAACATCAGAGTCACCATCTTCAACAGAAACATTTCACATTGAAAGGAATAACAATAACAGAGTTCATATTAAACTTTCCAGCGGGACATATCTGCAG GCATCTTCTAGAAATGAGCTCACAGCAGACTATCCAGGGGTCCCAGGATGGGATGATAATGCGGCCACATTCGAAATGGCAATTGTGGCTAATACCTTGCACGGGGATTACCAGCTTGCCAATGGATATGGACATGATAAGGCGAAAGAAGTGCTTAGT GGCATATAACATGAAATGCATTATCAACCTCCATGCAGCTCCCGGTTCCCAAAATGGGATGGAGCATAGTTCTAGTCGAGATGGTTCTACTGATTGGCCAACATCTCAAGCATACATCTCGCAAAGCCTTGATGTTATAGAATTCCTAGCTTCCAG GTACGGAAACCATCCTGCTCTATTGGGAATTGAACTTTTGAATGAACCATCTGCTTCTGGCATTTCTCTTGATATCTTAGTGTCCTACTACTCAAAGGGATACCAAATAGTGAGAAACCATTCATCTACAGCTTATGTAATAATATGTCAGAGGATTGGCAATGCAGACCCTCTTGAGCTCTATCATGCCAACATTGGTTATTCAAACGTTGTGGTGGATTTGCACTACTATAATCTTTTTGACGATTTCTTCTCTAATTTGAGCACATCGGAGAATATTCAGTTCATACATAAAAGCAGGCAGACTCAAGTGGAATCACTAAATGCTGCTAATGGACCACTGGTGTTTATTG GGGAGTGGGTGAATGAATGGAGCGTAGCCAATGGGTCTCAGATGGATTATCAAGAATTCGGTAGAGCACAGTTGGATGTGTATGATACAGCTTCATTTGGATGGGCATATTGGACACTGAAGAATGATAGGAATCACTGGGATTTGGAGTGGAACATCAAGAACAATTACTTACAGTTAG GTCAAAAATCTTTACCAGCAAGGGGTTATGGATATCTTGATGCAGGTGGTTTGCCAAATAAGCAGATTCAAAGATATTTCTGGTTACTTGTATCCTCCTGCAGTTATTTCTACCTGTGGCAGATATTGTAA
- the LOC113286723 gene encoding glucan 1,3-beta-glucosidase 2-like isoform X1: protein MKFIKWGCLFLHDTTSCLCFSPLFLMEFVFCRWVFLAFLLIPSTHSALAVDGLNGDSKVRGVNLGGCLVLEGWIKPSLFDGIPNGDMLDGTQVQFKSVSSNKYVSAQDGGGQNVNVDRDVPSSWETFRGHPSLQHQSHHLQQKHFTLKGITITEFILNFPAGHICRHLLEMSSQQTIQGSQDGMIMRPHSKWQLWLIPCTGITSLPMDMDMIRRKKCLVAYNMKCIINLHAAPGSQNGMEHSSSRDGSTDWPTSQAYISQSLDVIEFLASRYGNHPALLGIELLNEPSASGISLDILVSYYSKGYQIVRNHSSTAYVIICQRIGNADPLELYHANIGYSNVVVDLHYYNLFDDFFSNLSTSENIQFIHKSRQTQVESLNAANGPLVFIGEWVNEWSVANGSQMDYQEFGRAQLDVYDTASFGWAYWTLKNDRNHWDLEWNIKNNYLQLGQKSLPARGYGYLDAGGLPNKQIQRYFWLLVSSCSYFYLWQIL, encoded by the exons ATGAAATTTATCAAGTGGGGTTGTCTATTCCTCCATGACACCACTTCTTGTTTGTGTTTCAGTCCCTTATTTCTCATGGAATTTGTTTTCTGCAGATGGGTTTTTCTTGCATTTCTTCTCATTCCCAGTACACACTCAG CTTTGGCTGTGGATGGATTGAACGGTGACAGTAAAGTAAGAGGTGTGAATTTAGGTGGATGTTTAGTTCTTGAAGGATGGATTAAACCCTCACTGTTTGATGGCATTCCCAATGGAGATATGCTT GATGGAACACAGGTTCAGTTCAAATCCGTGAGCTCAAATAAGTATGTGAGTGCACAGGATGGAGGAGGTCAAAATGTCAATGTAGATAGAGATGTTCCTTCGTCCTGGGAAACATTCAGA GGGCATCCGTCACTGCAACATCAGAGTCACCATCTTCAACAGAAACATTTCACATTGAAAGGAATAACAATAACAGAGTTCATATTAAACTTTCCAGCGGGACATATCTGCAG GCATCTTCTAGAAATGAGCTCACAGCAGACTATCCAGGGGTCCCAGGATGGGATGATAATGCGGCCACATTCGAAATGGCAATTGTGGCTAATACCTTGCACGGGGATTACCAGCTTGCCAATGGATATGGACATGATAAGGCGAAAGAAGTGCTTAGT GGCATATAACATGAAATGCATTATCAACCTCCATGCAGCTCCCGGTTCCCAAAATGGGATGGAGCATAGTTCTAGTCGAGATGGTTCTACTGATTGGCCAACATCTCAAGCATACATCTCGCAAAGCCTTGATGTTATAGAATTCCTAGCTTCCAG GTACGGAAACCATCCTGCTCTATTGGGAATTGAACTTTTGAATGAACCATCTGCTTCTGGCATTTCTCTTGATATCTTAGTGTCCTACTACTCAAAGGGATACCAAATAGTGAGAAACCATTCATCTACAGCTTATGTAATAATATGTCAGAGGATTGGCAATGCAGACCCTCTTGAGCTCTATCATGCCAACATTGGTTATTCAAACGTTGTGGTGGATTTGCACTACTATAATCTTTTTGACGATTTCTTCTCTAATTTGAGCACATCGGAGAATATTCAGTTCATACATAAAAGCAGGCAGACTCAAGTGGAATCACTAAATGCTGCTAATGGACCACTGGTGTTTATTG GGGAGTGGGTGAATGAATGGAGCGTAGCCAATGGGTCTCAGATGGATTATCAAGAATTCGGTAGAGCACAGTTGGATGTGTATGATACAGCTTCATTTGGATGGGCATATTGGACACTGAAGAATGATAGGAATCACTGGGATTTGGAGTGGAACATCAAGAACAATTACTTACAGTTAG GTCAAAAATCTTTACCAGCAAGGGGTTATGGATATCTTGATGCAGGTGGTTTGCCAAATAAGCAGATTCAAAGATATTTCTGGTTACTTGTATCCTCCTGCAGTTATTTCTACCTGTGGCAGATATTGTAA